The proteins below come from a single Streptomyces tubercidicus genomic window:
- a CDS encoding SpoIIE family protein phosphatase produces MGEQITDTRMRRPVITARAAATFEPVGRSVATARAFVRDTLQGWGCADIVDDAVVLTSELVTNAVVHAGTAADVLCLRNDGGVRISVADRYPEREIPLQNAGQVVVHPDREGGRGLLLCGALATRWGVEYTAAQKHVWFQLDLPERPAGTRSAGPALPVDALPVTDARVRVAVIQIDRGGCISFWNEDAQDLFAYDPEQVIGKPLTDFAAWPHTPGTGTGIAEALQLSRWEGSYGIRGADGRVVPVYASHLRVRDADGEASTVCLLVRDHERAILQSPQRTPAPDAASQAAQAEGRPSDPFEVFIGSPAPDDLDGLLQRTVERARDMLDGDAAYLLLATDDETELEVRASTGLPSARQRFARVPVEAGSGRYGSARMPAVHEDLTAVPGAVPLLSGTGMRSVVTVPLKVEGRLTGSLGVAAEGAGRYTNEQALRLQFAADRIALAVERARLTELEKLRRGSLSFLVEASDLLAGTLDRDQTLALMAQMTVPTLATWCAVYTVADQTSEPELSYVLHEDEDRIDGLKTLLMKVDPPEPVPTPGARVWTAPSDAAHDAALRTSMRTLGLGNSARPSTGPGTTLATASAVGGETVVLPLVARNRVIGMLTLGKPTEEHFRQEILELAEDLSRRAALALDNARLYSERTAISQSLQRSLLPPEEPHIPGVEVEVIYRAAGEGNEVGGDFYDVFPIRDGAYGFAIGDVCGTGPEAAAVTGLARHALRLLAREGFGGPAVLERLNAAILDEGARSRFLTLLYGELWPQDDGSALLKVVCAGHPLPLRLRQDGTVEPAAEPQPLLGVMDDLELYEQTVTLDPGDVLLCVTDGVTERREGTRMLGDDGLTDVLTTCTGLTAGAVAARVLRAVERFAAEPASDDMAILAMRVPEFQTS; encoded by the coding sequence ATGGGGGAGCAGATCACCGACACACGCATGAGGAGACCAGTGATCACCGCGCGGGCCGCCGCAACCTTCGAGCCGGTCGGGCGCTCCGTCGCCACTGCCCGTGCGTTCGTCCGCGACACCCTCCAGGGCTGGGGCTGCGCCGACATCGTCGACGACGCCGTCGTCCTGACCAGTGAACTGGTCACCAACGCCGTGGTGCACGCCGGCACCGCCGCCGATGTGCTGTGTCTGCGCAATGACGGCGGAGTACGGATCTCCGTCGCCGACCGCTACCCCGAACGGGAGATCCCGCTCCAGAACGCCGGCCAGGTCGTCGTCCACCCCGACCGCGAGGGCGGCCGCGGCCTGCTGCTGTGCGGCGCGCTGGCCACCCGCTGGGGCGTCGAGTACACCGCAGCGCAAAAACACGTGTGGTTCCAGCTCGACCTCCCCGAGCGCCCGGCCGGCACCCGCTCCGCCGGCCCCGCGCTGCCCGTCGACGCTCTCCCGGTCACCGACGCCCGGGTCCGCGTCGCCGTGATCCAGATCGACCGCGGCGGCTGCATCAGCTTCTGGAACGAGGACGCCCAGGACCTCTTCGCCTACGACCCCGAGCAGGTCATCGGCAAACCGCTCACCGACTTCGCCGCCTGGCCGCACACCCCCGGCACCGGCACCGGCATCGCCGAGGCGCTCCAGCTCTCCCGCTGGGAGGGCTCCTACGGCATAAGGGGCGCCGACGGCCGGGTCGTCCCCGTCTACGCCTCCCACCTGCGCGTCCGCGACGCCGACGGCGAGGCCTCCACGGTCTGCCTCCTGGTACGCGACCACGAACGCGCGATCCTGCAGAGCCCGCAGCGCACCCCCGCCCCGGACGCCGCCTCCCAGGCCGCCCAGGCGGAGGGACGCCCCTCCGACCCGTTCGAGGTCTTCATCGGCTCCCCGGCGCCGGACGACCTCGACGGCCTGCTCCAGCGCACCGTCGAACGCGCCCGCGACATGCTCGACGGCGACGCCGCCTACCTCCTCCTGGCCACCGACGACGAGACCGAACTGGAGGTCCGCGCCTCCACGGGCCTGCCCTCCGCCCGCCAGCGGTTCGCCCGCGTCCCCGTCGAAGCCGGATCCGGACGCTACGGCTCCGCCCGGATGCCCGCCGTCCACGAGGACCTCACCGCCGTCCCCGGCGCCGTACCCCTCCTCAGCGGCACGGGCATGCGCTCCGTCGTCACCGTCCCGCTCAAGGTGGAGGGCCGGCTGACCGGCTCCCTCGGCGTCGCCGCGGAGGGCGCGGGCCGCTACACGAACGAGCAGGCGCTACGGCTCCAGTTCGCCGCCGACCGCATCGCCCTCGCCGTCGAACGCGCCCGCCTCACCGAGCTGGAGAAGCTGCGCCGCGGCTCCCTCTCCTTCCTCGTCGAGGCCTCCGACCTCCTGGCCGGCACCCTCGACCGCGACCAGACCCTGGCCCTGATGGCCCAGATGACGGTCCCCACCCTCGCCACGTGGTGCGCCGTCTACACCGTCGCCGACCAGACCTCCGAGCCCGAACTCTCCTACGTCCTGCACGAGGACGAGGACCGTATCGACGGCCTCAAGACCCTGCTGATGAAGGTCGATCCGCCCGAGCCGGTGCCCACCCCCGGCGCCCGGGTCTGGACCGCACCCAGCGACGCCGCGCACGACGCCGCGCTGCGCACCTCGATGCGCACCCTCGGCCTGGGCAACTCCGCCCGCCCGTCCACCGGTCCGGGCACCACACTTGCCACCGCCTCCGCCGTAGGCGGCGAGACCGTCGTGCTCCCCCTCGTCGCCCGCAACCGCGTCATCGGCATGCTCACCCTGGGCAAGCCCACCGAGGAGCACTTCCGCCAGGAGATCCTGGAACTGGCCGAGGACCTCTCCCGCCGGGCCGCACTCGCCCTGGACAACGCCCGTCTCTACTCCGAGCGCACGGCCATCAGCCAGTCCCTCCAGCGCAGCCTGCTGCCCCCGGAGGAGCCGCACATCCCCGGCGTCGAGGTCGAGGTCATCTACCGCGCGGCCGGCGAGGGCAACGAGGTCGGCGGCGACTTCTACGACGTCTTCCCCATCCGCGACGGCGCGTACGGCTTCGCCATCGGCGACGTCTGCGGTACGGGCCCGGAGGCCGCCGCCGTCACGGGCCTGGCCCGGCACGCCCTCCGCCTCCTCGCCCGTGAGGGCTTCGGCGGCCCGGCCGTCCTGGAGCGCCTGAACGCCGCCATCCTCGACGAGGGCGCCCGCAGCCGCTTTCTGACGCTCCTGTACGGCGAGCTGTGGCCGCAGGACGACGGCAGCGCCCTCCTCAAGGTCGTCTGCGCCGGCCATCCCCTGCCGCTCCGGCTGCGCCAGGACGGCACGGTCGAACCGGCCGCCGAACCCCAGCCGCTCCTCGGCGTCATGGACGACCTGGAACTCTACGAACAGACCGTCACCCTCGATCCCGGTGATGTCCTGCTGTGCGTCACCGACGGCGTCACCGAACGCCGCGAGGGCACCCGCATGCTCGGCGACGACGGCCTCACCGACGTCCTGACGACCTGTACGGGACTGACCGCCGGCGCCGTCGCCGCCCGCGTGCTGCGCGCCGTGGAACGCTTCGCCGCCGAACCCGCCTCCGACGACATGGCCATCCTCGCCATGCGCGTCCCCGAGTTCCAGACCAGCTGA
- a CDS encoding YncE family protein → MTSTPAGSPGDLLAVVSQTGPTVTFFDAATHERLDVLNVPPQPHELCYDPDHRLLYCASTYHSGYYQAHGGRAHQITVIDVDTRTIVDTLDTSPDHAPHGLALDRTRGRLYVTVEATDTEPGGILVLDTRTHARLGRISTMAPGPHWFALTPDGRHGYATNKEAPFVSVVDLDRGTCTGRIPVPGSEDLAVAPDGRHAYVAAPKADFAAPPSAPTGIRVIDTTTHEIVRTLPTKGQVIPVHATSTGLLLAGEPRTDTTPGGPVGSQLPGILTVFAADTLTPLGEVEVGRLPLTITSSPDGRLGYVSGNLSSTVTVVDLTTLSLLATLEVDRTDISGAHGLAYIEAPQN, encoded by the coding sequence ATGACTTCCACCCCCGCCGGCTCTCCCGGTGACCTGCTCGCCGTCGTCAGCCAGACCGGACCCACCGTCACCTTCTTCGACGCCGCCACCCACGAGCGCCTCGATGTGCTGAACGTCCCGCCGCAGCCGCACGAGCTCTGCTACGACCCGGACCACCGGCTGCTGTACTGCGCCAGCACCTACCACTCCGGCTACTACCAGGCCCACGGCGGCCGGGCCCACCAGATCACCGTCATCGACGTCGACACCCGCACCATCGTCGACACCCTCGACACCAGCCCCGACCACGCCCCGCACGGCCTGGCCCTGGACCGCACCCGCGGCCGCCTGTACGTCACCGTCGAGGCCACCGACACCGAGCCAGGCGGCATCCTGGTCCTGGACACCCGCACCCACGCCCGCCTCGGCCGGATCTCCACGATGGCTCCCGGCCCGCACTGGTTCGCCCTCACCCCCGACGGACGGCACGGCTACGCCACCAACAAGGAAGCCCCGTTCGTCTCCGTCGTCGACCTCGACCGCGGCACCTGCACCGGCCGCATCCCGGTCCCCGGCAGCGAAGACCTCGCCGTCGCCCCTGACGGACGCCATGCCTATGTGGCCGCTCCCAAGGCCGACTTCGCCGCCCCGCCCTCGGCACCGACGGGCATCCGTGTCATCGACACCACCACCCACGAGATCGTCCGCACCCTCCCCACCAAGGGACAGGTCATACCGGTCCACGCCACCTCCACGGGCCTGCTGCTGGCCGGGGAACCGCGCACGGACACCACACCCGGCGGCCCGGTCGGCAGCCAACTCCCGGGAATCCTGACCGTCTTCGCCGCCGACACCCTCACCCCCCTGGGCGAGGTCGAGGTCGGCCGGCTCCCCCTGACCATCACCTCTTCCCCCGACGGCCGCCTCGGCTATGTCTCCGGAAATCTCTCCAGCACCGTCACCGTCGTCGACCTCACCACCCTGAGCCTGCTCGCCACCCTGGAAGTCGACCGCACCGACATTTCCGGCGCCCACGGGCTCGCCTATATCGAAGCCCCGCAAAACTGA
- a CDS encoding DegT/DnrJ/EryC1/StrS family aminotransferase, protein MRTVGTLRSAGVRAGDEVVVPAYGSADVARAVVELGAVPVFADVDGDSYCLDPAAVADVVTSQTAAVVAVNRFGRPADAGWIREVGQRHGLLVLLEDEPGADPEGAELRRAHAAYLDGRLNGVRTPTPAVGHTYEQYVVRVPGNGRPDRDAFARTLRAKGVPCSVPVLAPVYRMPGLRRDVFLPQTERAVDETLALPVHAGMTRRELHKMVGACNALGGLLQPAF, encoded by the coding sequence ATGCGGACAGTAGGAACGCTCAGGTCAGCCGGTGTGCGTGCGGGTGACGAGGTGGTGGTGCCGGCGTATGGCAGCGCCGATGTGGCCCGCGCCGTCGTCGAGTTGGGCGCGGTGCCGGTGTTCGCCGATGTGGACGGCGACAGCTACTGCCTCGATCCGGCCGCGGTGGCGGACGTGGTGACGAGTCAGACCGCCGCCGTGGTGGCGGTCAATCGCTTCGGGCGGCCGGCGGACGCCGGCTGGATCCGCGAAGTGGGCCAGCGGCACGGCCTGCTGGTGCTGCTGGAGGACGAGCCGGGAGCCGACCCCGAGGGCGCGGAGCTGCGTCGGGCGCATGCGGCGTATCTGGACGGCAGGCTCAACGGGGTCCGGACGCCGACGCCGGCGGTGGGACACACCTATGAGCAGTATGTGGTGCGGGTGCCGGGTAATGGGCGGCCGGACCGGGACGCGTTCGCGCGGACGTTGCGGGCCAAGGGTGTGCCATGCAGCGTGCCCGTACTGGCTCCGGTGTACCGGATGCCGGGGCTGCGGCGTGATGTGTTTCTGCCGCAGACCGAGCGGGCGGTGGACGAGACGCTGGCGCTGCCCGTGCATGCGGGGATGACGCGGCGTGAGCTGCACAAGATGGTCGGTGCCTGCAACGCGCTCGGTGGATTGCTGCAGCCGGCCTTTTGA
- a CDS encoding ribonuclease J codes for MSHPHPELGAPPKLPKGGLRVTPLGGLGEIGRNMTVFEYGGRLLIVDCGVLFPEEEQPGIDLILPDFASIRDRLDDIDGIVLTHGHEDHIGGVPYLLREKPDIPLIGSKLTLALIEAKLQEHRIRPYTLEVKEGHTERIGSFDCEFVAVNHSIPDALAVAIRTPAGMVVHTGDFKMDQLPLDRRLTDLPAFARLGEEGIDLLLSDSTNAEVPGFVPPERDISNVLRTVFANAQKRIIVASFASHVHRIQQILDAAHEYGRRVAFVGRSMVRNMGIARELGYLKVPAGLVVDVKTLDDLPDDEVVLVCTGSQGEPMAALSRMANRDHQIRIVQGDTVILASSLIPGNENAVYRVINGLTRWGADVVHKGNAKVHVSGHASAGELLYFYNICKPKNLMPVHGEWRHLRANAELGALTGVPKDRIVIAEDGVVVDLVNGVAKIVGKVQAGYVYVDGLSVGDVTEAHLKDRRILGDEGIISVYVVVDSTTGKIVGGPDIHARGSGIDDAAFSGVMPKIDEALSKSAQDGITEPHQLQQLVRRTVGKWVSDNYRRRPMILPVVVEV; via the coding sequence TTGAGTCATCCGCATCCTGAGCTCGGCGCCCCGCCGAAGCTTCCCAAGGGTGGCCTGCGCGTCACCCCCCTCGGCGGCCTGGGTGAAATCGGCCGCAACATGACGGTCTTCGAATACGGCGGCCGACTGCTGATCGTCGACTGCGGAGTGCTTTTCCCCGAGGAGGAGCAGCCCGGAATCGACCTGATCCTCCCGGACTTCGCGTCCATCAGGGACCGCCTCGACGACATCGACGGCATCGTGCTCACGCACGGCCACGAGGACCACATCGGTGGCGTCCCCTACCTCCTGCGCGAGAAGCCGGACATCCCGCTCATCGGCTCCAAGCTGACCCTCGCCCTCATCGAGGCCAAGCTCCAGGAGCACCGCATCCGCCCCTACACCCTTGAGGTCAAGGAGGGGCACACCGAGCGGATCGGCTCGTTCGACTGCGAGTTCGTCGCGGTCAACCACTCGATCCCGGACGCCCTGGCCGTCGCGATCCGCACCCCCGCGGGCATGGTCGTGCACACCGGCGACTTCAAGATGGACCAGCTCCCGCTGGACCGCCGCCTGACCGACCTCCCCGCCTTCGCGCGACTCGGCGAGGAAGGCATCGACCTTCTCCTCTCCGACTCCACGAACGCCGAGGTCCCGGGCTTCGTCCCGCCCGAGCGGGACATCTCCAACGTCCTGCGCACGGTGTTCGCCAATGCCCAGAAGCGCATCATCGTCGCCAGCTTCGCCAGCCATGTGCACCGCATCCAGCAGATCCTCGATGCGGCCCATGAGTACGGCCGCCGGGTCGCCTTCGTCGGCCGCTCGATGGTCCGCAACATGGGCATCGCCCGCGAGCTGGGCTATCTGAAGGTCCCCGCCGGCCTGGTCGTCGACGTCAAGACGCTCGACGATCTCCCCGACGACGAGGTCGTGCTGGTCTGCACGGGTTCCCAGGGTGAGCCGATGGCCGCCCTCTCCCGGATGGCCAACCGCGACCACCAGATCCGGATCGTCCAGGGCGACACGGTGATCCTGGCCTCGTCCCTCATCCCGGGCAACGAGAACGCGGTCTACCGCGTGATCAACGGCCTCACCCGCTGGGGCGCGGACGTGGTCCACAAGGGCAACGCCAAGGTCCATGTCTCGGGCCACGCCTCGGCCGGCGAGCTGCTGTACTTCTACAACATCTGCAAGCCGAAGAACCTCATGCCGGTGCACGGCGAATGGCGCCATCTGCGGGCCAACGCCGAGCTGGGCGCGCTGACCGGCGTCCCGAAGGACCGGATCGTCATCGCTGAGGACGGCGTGGTGGTCGACCTGGTCAACGGCGTCGCCAAGATCGTCGGCAAGGTCCAGGCCGGCTATGTCTACGTCGACGGCCTCTCGGTCGGCGATGTCACCGAGGCTCACCTCAAGGACCGCCGGATCCTCGGCGACGAGGGCATCATCTCGGTCTATGTGGTCGTGGACAGCACCACCGGCAAGATCGTCGGCGGCCCGGACATCCACGCCCGTGGCTCGGGCATCGACGACGCCGCGTTCTCCGGTGTGATGCCCAAGATCGACGAGGCCCTGTCCAAGTCGGCACAGGACGGCATCACCGAGCCCCACCAGCTCCAGCAGCTGGTCCGCCGCACGGTCGGCAAGTGGGTGTCGGACAACTACCGCCGCCGCCCGATGATCCTCCCCGTGGTCGTCGAGGTCTGA
- the dapA gene encoding 4-hydroxy-tetrahydrodipicolinate synthase, translating to MAPTSTPQTPFGRVLTAMVTPFTADGALDLDGAQRLAAHLVDAGNDGLVVNGTTGESPTTSDAEKAQLVRAVVDAVGDRAFVVAGAGTNDTRHSLELARAAQDAGAHGLLAVTPYYSKPPQEGLLRHFTAIADATELPVMLYDIPGRSGVPINTETIVRLAEHPRIVANKDAKGDLGRASWAIARSGLAWYSGDDMLNLPLLSVGAVGFVSVVGHIVTPELRALLDAHLNGDVTKATEIHQKLLPVFTGMFRTQGVITTKAALGLQGLPAGPLRLPLVELSPEETEQLTRDLAAGGVQL from the coding sequence ATGGCTCCGACTTCCACACCGCAGACCCCCTTCGGGCGGGTGCTGACCGCCATGGTCACGCCATTCACGGCGGATGGCGCTCTCGATCTCGACGGCGCGCAGCGTCTCGCTGCCCATCTGGTGGACGCCGGCAACGACGGCCTCGTCGTCAACGGCACCACCGGAGAATCCCCGACCACCAGCGATGCGGAAAAAGCGCAGCTGGTCCGCGCCGTGGTCGATGCGGTGGGCGATCGGGCCTTTGTGGTCGCCGGAGCCGGCACCAACGACACCCGCCACAGCCTTGAGCTGGCCCGCGCCGCCCAGGACGCCGGAGCCCATGGCCTGCTCGCGGTGACGCCGTACTACAGCAAGCCCCCGCAGGAGGGTCTGCTCCGCCACTTCACGGCCATCGCGGACGCCACCGAGCTGCCGGTGATGCTCTACGACATCCCGGGCCGCAGCGGTGTCCCGATCAACACCGAGACCATCGTCCGGCTCGCCGAACACCCCCGGATCGTCGCCAACAAGGACGCCAAGGGCGACCTCGGCCGCGCCAGCTGGGCCATCGCCCGCTCCGGCCTGGCCTGGTACAGCGGCGATGACATGCTGAACCTCCCGCTCCTCTCGGTCGGCGCCGTCGGTTTCGTCTCCGTGGTCGGCCATATCGTGACCCCCGAGCTGCGCGCCCTCCTGGACGCCCACCTCAACGGCGATGTCACCAAGGCCACCGAGATCCACCAGAAGCTGCTGCCCGTCTTCACCGGCATGTTCCGCACCCAGGGCGTCATCACGACCAAGGCGGCGCTCGGCCTCCAGGGGCTGCCGGCCGGTCCGCTGCGGCTGCCGCTCGTGGAGCTCTCCCCCGAGGAGACCGAGCAGCTGACGCGCGATCTCGCCGCCGGCGGGGTACAGCTCTGA
- the thyX gene encoding FAD-dependent thymidylate synthase: MSQTPAESTESPDSAAVSFRSEVTVELVKHSAADSDVLWAARVSTAGEQSLEELQKDPERSKGLINYLMRDRHGSPFEHNSMTFFISAPIFVFREFMRHRVGWSYNEESGRYRQLEPVFYVPGESRKLVQQGRPGKYEFVEGTPEQYKLTSGVMEDSYRRAYEAYEEMLAAGVAREVARAVLPVGLFSSMYATCNARSLMHFLGLRTQHEQAKVPSFPQREIEMVGEQMEAHWAGLMPLTYGAFNANGRIAP; this comes from the coding sequence GTGTCCCAGACCCCCGCCGAGAGCACTGAGAGCCCCGACAGTGCAGCCGTCAGCTTCCGGAGCGAGGTGACGGTCGAGCTGGTCAAGCACAGCGCCGCGGACAGCGATGTGCTCTGGGCGGCCCGTGTCTCCACGGCCGGTGAGCAGTCCCTTGAGGAGCTCCAGAAGGACCCGGAGCGCTCCAAGGGCCTGATCAACTACCTGATGCGGGACCGGCACGGCAGCCCCTTCGAGCACAACTCCATGACGTTCTTCATCAGCGCGCCGATCTTCGTCTTCCGCGAGTTCATGCGGCACCGCGTCGGCTGGTCGTACAACGAGGAATCCGGCCGCTACCGCCAGCTGGAGCCGGTCTTCTACGTCCCGGGTGAGTCCCGCAAGCTCGTCCAGCAGGGCCGCCCCGGCAAGTACGAATTCGTCGAGGGCACCCCCGAGCAGTACAAGCTCACCAGCGGCGTCATGGAGGACTCGTACCGCCGGGCCTATGAGGCGTATGAGGAGATGCTCGCCGCCGGTGTCGCCCGCGAGGTCGCCCGCGCGGTGCTCCCCGTCGGCCTGTTCTCCTCGATGTACGCGACCTGCAATGCCCGCTCGCTGATGCACTTCCTCGGCCTGCGGACGCAGCACGAGCAGGCGAAGGTCCCGTCCTTCCCTCAGCGCGAGATCGAAATGGTCGGCGAGCAGATGGAGGCCCACTGGGCCGGGCTCATGCCGCTCACGTACGGCGCATTCAATGCGAACGGCCGGATCGCCCCCTAA
- a CDS encoding PH domain-containing protein → MPLPFLTADRDLDTGAAESAALPHDEPDHWRRPYRPGPWRVGAAAVLLLLASFVLLSAMIIAMAGSLPGAAVCAVVGALVVALAVRLLRVGLWVSARGLRQVNLLRTATEPWSSVTSVRTRQQPVRWLGLPRTVQGQALIIERTTGEPLRTLVTDHNGDFLSRPEAFERAADVLEAWAAEHRD, encoded by the coding sequence GTGCCCCTGCCCTTCCTGACGGCCGACCGCGACCTCGACACCGGTGCCGCGGAATCCGCCGCACTCCCGCATGACGAGCCCGACCACTGGCGCCGTCCCTACCGCCCCGGACCATGGCGGGTAGGGGCGGCGGCGGTGCTTCTGCTGCTCGCCTCGTTCGTCCTGCTCTCCGCGATGATCATCGCGATGGCCGGTTCGCTGCCCGGTGCCGCGGTCTGTGCGGTGGTCGGGGCGCTGGTGGTCGCCCTCGCCGTACGGCTGCTGCGGGTCGGCCTGTGGGTCAGCGCGCGGGGTCTGCGGCAGGTGAACCTGCTGCGGACGGCGACCGAGCCCTGGAGCTCGGTCACTTCCGTGCGCACTCGCCAGCAGCCGGTGCGCTGGCTCGGGCTGCCGCGGACCGTGCAGGGCCAGGCCCTGATCATCGAGCGGACCACGGGTGAGCCGCTGCGGACCCTGGTCACCGACCACAACGGGGACTTTCTGTCCCGTCCGGAAGCCTTCGAGCGGGCCGCGGACGTACTGGAAGCCTGGGCGGCCGAGCACCGCGACTGA
- the dapB gene encoding 4-hydroxy-tetrahydrodipicolinate reductase, whose translation MSKLRVAVLGAQGRIGSEAVRAVEAAEDMELVAGLGRGDKLETLVEAGAQVVVELTNPGAVMGNLDFCVRHGIHAVVGTTGWTDERLAQLRTSLAASPGAGVLIAPNFSIGAVLTMRFAQQAARFFESAEVVELHHPKKADAPSGTAARTAQLIAKARAEAGCAPQPDATSTALDGARGADVDGVPVHSVRLRGLLAHQEVLFGGEGETLTIRHDSLHHSSFMPGILLGVRRVVDTPGLTVGLENFLDLG comes from the coding sequence ATGAGCAAGCTGCGCGTGGCCGTACTGGGAGCCCAGGGTCGCATCGGCTCCGAGGCCGTACGGGCGGTCGAGGCCGCCGAGGACATGGAGCTGGTCGCCGGGCTCGGCCGGGGCGACAAGCTGGAGACGCTGGTCGAGGCCGGCGCCCAGGTCGTGGTCGAGCTGACCAACCCCGGCGCGGTGATGGGCAACCTCGACTTCTGTGTGCGGCACGGCATTCACGCGGTGGTCGGGACGACCGGCTGGACCGATGAGCGCCTCGCGCAGCTGCGCACCTCGCTCGCCGCCTCGCCGGGGGCGGGCGTGCTCATCGCCCCGAACTTCTCCATCGGCGCGGTGCTGACCATGCGGTTCGCCCAGCAGGCGGCCCGCTTCTTCGAGTCGGCCGAGGTCGTCGAGCTGCACCACCCGAAGAAGGCGGACGCCCCGTCCGGCACCGCCGCCCGCACCGCCCAGCTGATCGCCAAGGCCCGCGCGGAGGCCGGCTGCGCCCCGCAGCCGGACGCCACCAGCACCGCGCTGGACGGCGCCCGCGGCGCGGACGTGGACGGTGTCCCCGTGCACTCCGTACGGCTGCGCGGTCTGCTGGCCCATCAGGAGGTGCTCTTCGGCGGCGAGGGCGAGACGCTCACCATCCGCCATGACTCCCTGCACCACAGCAGCTTCATGCCGGGCATCCTGCTCGGTGTGCGCCGGGTGGTGGACACTCCGGGCCTGACCGTGGGCCTGGAAAACTTCCTCGATCTGGGCTGA
- a CDS encoding M16 family metallopeptidase, producing MTSRTHRTTARTSTEGRAVARTQTLLQGTAGAGTVRRTTLPGGLRIVTETLPTVRSVTFGIWANVGSRDETPSLNGATHYLEHLLFKGTERRSALDISAAVDAVGGEMNAFTAKEYTCYYARVLDTDLPLAIDVVCDMLTGSLVEAEDVDAERGVILEEIAMTEDDPGDCVHDLFAHTMLGDTPLGRPVLGTVDTVNALTPERIRRFYKKHYDPTHLVVTAAGNIDHAKVVRLVRRAFEQAGALDRTDATPMAPRSGTRAIRTAGRVELLNRKTEQAHVILGMPGMARNDDRRWAMGVLNTALGGGMSSRLFQEIREKRGLAYSVYSYTSGFADCGLFGVYAGCRPSQVHDVLKICRDELDQVAAHGLTDDEIHRAIGQLRGSTVLGLEDTGALMHRIGKSELCWGEQMSVDEMLTRIAAVTPDEVREVARDVLGNRPSLSVIGPLKDRQAARLDDVVA from the coding sequence GTGACGTCCCGTACGCACAGGACGACGGCCCGCACCTCCACGGAGGGGCGGGCCGTCGCCCGTACCCAAACGCTTCTCCAGGGCACCGCGGGCGCCGGCACGGTCCGCCGGACCACCCTCCCCGGCGGTCTGCGGATCGTCACCGAGACGCTGCCGACGGTCCGCTCCGTCACCTTCGGGATCTGGGCGAACGTCGGCTCCCGTGACGAGACCCCGTCGCTGAACGGCGCCACGCACTACCTGGAGCATCTCCTCTTCAAGGGCACCGAGCGGCGCAGCGCACTGGACATCTCCGCGGCCGTCGACGCGGTCGGCGGCGAGATGAACGCCTTCACCGCGAAGGAGTACACCTGCTACTACGCGCGGGTGCTGGACACCGATCTGCCGCTCGCCATCGACGTGGTGTGCGACATGCTCACCGGCTCGCTGGTGGAGGCCGAGGACGTGGACGCCGAGCGCGGCGTCATCCTCGAAGAGATCGCGATGACCGAGGACGACCCGGGCGACTGTGTGCACGACCTGTTCGCGCACACCATGCTCGGCGACACCCCGCTCGGCCGCCCGGTCCTGGGCACCGTCGACACCGTCAACGCCCTCACCCCCGAGCGCATCCGCCGCTTCTACAAGAAGCACTACGACCCCACGCACCTCGTCGTCACGGCCGCCGGCAACATCGACCACGCCAAGGTCGTCCGCCTGGTCCGCCGCGCCTTCGAGCAGGCCGGGGCCCTGGACCGGACGGACGCCACCCCGATGGCGCCGCGCTCCGGCACCCGCGCCATCCGCACCGCCGGCCGCGTCGAACTGCTCAACCGCAAGACCGAGCAGGCCCATGTGATCCTCGGGATGCCCGGGATGGCACGCAACGACGACCGGCGCTGGGCGATGGGCGTGCTGAACACCGCCCTGGGCGGCGGGATGAGCTCCCGCCTCTTCCAGGAGATCCGCGAGAAGCGCGGTCTGGCCTACAGCGTGTACTCGTACACCTCGGGCTTCGCCGACTGCGGACTGTTCGGTGTCTACGCCGGCTGCCGCCCGAGCCAGGTGCACGACGTCCTCAAGATCTGCCGCGACGAACTCGACCAGGTGGCGGCGCACGGCCTCACCGACGACGAGATCCACCGCGCGATCGGCCAGCTGCGTGGCTCCACCGTCCTCGGCCTGGAGGACACCGGCGCGCTGATGCACCGCATCGGCAAGAGCGAGCTGTGCTGGGGCGAGCAGATGTCGGTCGACGAGATGCTGACCCGGATCGCGGCCGTCACCCCGGACGAGGTGCGCGAGGTGGCCCGTGACGTACTGGGCAACCGCCCCTCGCTGTCCGTCATCGGCCCCCTGAAGGACCGGCAGGCGGCCCGGCTGGACGACGTCGTCGCATAG